Proteins encoded together in one Rana temporaria chromosome 6, aRanTem1.1, whole genome shotgun sequence window:
- the SOX8 gene encoding transcription factor SOX-8 produces MLNMSSGQEQAPDGPCSPAGTASSMSHVSDSDSDSPLSPAGSEGRGSLRGPGISKKDPDGGTMDERFPACIREAVSQVLKGYDWSLVPMPVRGSGSLKAKPHVKRPMNAFMVWAQAARRKLADQYPHLHNAELSKTLGKLWRLLSESEKRPFVEEAERLRVQHKKDHPDYKYQPRRRKSVKAGQSDSDSGAELGHHPGSQMYKSDSGLGGMGDGHMHGDHAGQNHGPPTPPTTPKTDLHHGGKQELKHEGRRMLENGRQNIDFSNVDISELSSEVINNIEAFDVHEFDQYLPLNGHAAIPADHGQNSTAPPYGVPYTHAAGTTQPPVWSHKSPSTSSSSPESGQQRPHIKTEQLSPSHYSDQSHGSPAHSDYSSYSAQACTTTVPSSTVPNSFPSSQCDYTDLPSSNYYNPYSGYPSSLYQYPYFHSSRRPYATPILNSLSIPPSHSPNSNWDQPVYTTLTRP; encoded by the exons ATGCTGAACATGAGCTCCGGCCAGGAGCAGGCTCCCGATGGCCCCTGCAGCCCGGCGGGCACTGCCAGCTCCATGTCCCACGTTTCGGACTCTGACTCGGACTCTCCGCTGTCCCCGGCCGGCTCGGAGGGGCGAGGATCGCTCAGGGGCCCCGGGATCTCCAAGAAGGACCCGGACGGCGGGACCATGGATGAGAGGTTCCCCGCCTGTATCCGGGAGGCCGTGTCCCAGGTGCTGAAGGGCTACGACTGGTCCCTGGTGCCCATGCCAGTCCGGGGCTCCGGATCCCTCAAAGCCAAGCCCCATGTCAAGAGACCGATGAATGCCTTCATGGTGTGGGCACAGGCTGCCCGGAGGAAGCTGGCCGACCAGTACCCACACCTACACAACGCCGAGCTCAGCAAGACCCTGGGCAAACTATGGCG TTTACTGAGTGAAAGTGAGAAACGTCCTTTTGTTGAGGAGGCCGAGCGGCTGCGGGTTCAGCACAAGAAAGATCACCCTGATTACAAGTACCAACCTCGCCGGAGAAAGAGTGTAAAAGCTGGCCAGAGCGACTCGGACTCCGGAGCTGAGCTTGGCCACCACCCTGGATCTCAGATGTACAAGTCTGACTCTGGATTAGGAGGGATGGGAGATGGACATATGCACGGAGATCATGCAG GTCAAAATCATGGTCCTCCAACTCCACcgaccaccccaaagacagaccTTCACCATGGTGGTAAACAGGAGCTGAAGCATGAAGGACGGAGGATGTTGGAAAATGGGAGACAGAACATTGACTTCAGTAATGTGGACATTAGCGAACTGAGCAGTGAGGTGATCAACAACATTGAGGCTTTCGACGTTCATGAGTTTGACCAATACTTGCCACTGAATGGGCATGCAGCTATTCCAGCTGATCATGGGCAAAACTCTACAGCTCCACCTTATGGAGTACCCTATACACATGCAGCTGGAACCACGCAACCACCTGtctggtcacacaaaagtccttcAACTTCGTCCTCGTCTCCAGAGTCTGGTCAACAGAGGCCTCACATCAAGACAGAGCAACTGAGTCCTAGTCATTACAGTGACCAGTCCCATGGGTCGCCTGCTCACTCTGACTACAGCTCCTATAGTGCTCAGGCTTGTACTACAACTGTGCCTAGCTCTACGGTACCAAATTCTTTCCCCAGCTCTCAGTGTGACTACACAGACCTTCCAAGCTCCAACTACTACAACCCCTACTCTGGCTATCCATCTAGCTTGTATCAATACCCATATTTCCATTCCTCCCGGCGCCCCTATGCCACACCTATCCTCAACAGTCTGTCCATTCCACCCTCACACAGTCCTAATTCCAACTGGGACCAACCAGTTTACACAACTTTGACAAGGccttaa